DNA from Nymphaea colorata isolate Beijing-Zhang1983 unplaced genomic scaffold, ASM883128v2 scaffold0229, whole genome shotgun sequence:
TATCCTTTCCACAGAGAGTGGACCAACTCCACCAGAATCATCTCCTCAGAAGGTCTTCCGGGCTCAATCAGCCTCCTTCCACAGGCCACCTCCAGGAGCAAGGAACCATAAGAGTATACATCGGAGCTCATCTTTGATTTGCTGGTGCGAGGGAGCTCCGACGCCATGTAACCTAGACTACCAACGACATGGGTAGACTTGGGATTGGTACCATGGTCATACAGTTTGGCACGCCCAAAATCACCCAACTTGCCATCTAGATCACCATCCAACAAAACGTTACTTGCTTTAACATCTCTATGCATGACGACTTGCTCTCACTCTTCATGAAGATACAGCAAGCCAAAAGCAATTACCTTTCGAATCTTGAACCTTTGTACCCAACTCAACCTGCTCCCTTCTGTCTCAAAAAGATGACAGTCTAGACTCCCATTCAGCATGAACTCATAAAGCAGGAGTAGATCTTCGCCTCGTCTACACTAACCGTGCAATTGGATCAGGTTTCTATGCCTTGTCCTCCCCAAGCTTGACACTTCTGCCACAAATTCCCTCATCCCTTGCTTTGAACCATGTGAGACTCTCTTCACTGCAACCTCGATTCCGCTTCTGGGCAGCAGACCTTTGTAGACACTGCCAAAGCCTCCTTTCCCCAACTCTTCCTTGAAACCTTAGCTGCCCTGTAGATTTTCCTGTAGGGGAGCCTATGTGGGTAGTCCATCTCCCATCCTTCTATCTTCTCAAACATgagcttcctcttcctcttggtCTCTCAAACAGGGCCATGGAAACAGCTGAGTGTCTCTCAAACAGGGCCACTATTCTGcagaaatgaaaaggaacaacttaaaagaCTTCCGTAGTGGAGTACAATCTTGAGGAATAGAAGGAAGGCGTGAGAGGTCCAATTCTGGTGCTTTTCCGTCCATCACGAAGCTCCATGCCAAGATATAGTGCTTGCTTTCTAGCTTTTGAATGCCAGTAGAGAATCCAACATACATGTGTTCAAGCAGAATAGGGGATAGATCAATGGAATATGATATGAGGGAATGGTTAGGGACAATGGAGCTATGGTGACACTCAGCTGCTTTCCCTACCCATCATACTCTATCCATGCCTGAATGGTGTTTGGCTGTCAAGAACTTTCTTGCCAAACTCTGGATAGTAAGTGGCATGCTTCAAGAAACTGGAGTTTGCACCATTCACGTCGTTGCACATATGGTTTCCATTTGTATCATTCAAA
Protein-coding regions in this window:
- the LOC116268355 gene encoding L-type lectin-domain containing receptor kinase IV.1 — its product is MDYPHRLPYRKIYRAAKVSRKSWGKEALAVSTKVCCPEAESRREQVELGTKVQDSKDGKLGDFGRAKLYDHGTNPKSTHVVGSLGYMASELPRTSKSKMSSDVYSYGSLLLEVACGRRLIEPGRPSEEMILVEL